DNA from Lentibacillus amyloliquefaciens:
ATCTTTTTTCAATTTCATCTGCTGATATTCTTTCTTCATCTCATCGAGCTTATGACGTAATTCACGCGTATCTTTACTGGCCTGCTCCCATGACTCTTTCAGCAAACCTGCCTGTTGTTCAAGGTCAGCCTTGTCTTCCAATGCACGCTTTGCCAAATCTTCATTTTCCGCCGCTACTGCCTGCTCAGCCTGATTCTGACGTTTTTCCACTTTTGCCTCTGCATCATCAGCTTTTCGCTTCAGCATTTTTTCATTGGCGACTTGTTTGGCAACCGCTGACTCGACTTCCCGGATATCGCTTTCCATGTCCCGCATAAACTGATCAAGCATTTTCACCGGATCTTCCGCCTTGTCAACCATAGCATTCAATTCCGAACCGACAACAGTCGAAACACGTTTAAAGAACTTAAACATAGATTTAACCTCCTTAATTAAAATATTTCCAAAAGATATCCGTTATTTTTTAGTCTTCTTTATACAATACGAATAACTAACGAAATGGTTTCAAAATTGATCGATATTTCCTGGATCGATTTGTTATAATGAAGATCATGACCAGAAGAGAGGTGCTTACATTGACAAACAGACTGGACACTCTGCTCGAGAAACTCAAGGATCAGAAACTCGACAGTATGCTTGTGACGTCTGCTTCGAATTTTTATTATCTGAGCAATCATTATACAGATCCGCACGAACGCGTTATTGCTGTGTATGTCAGCAGATTCCATGACCCATTATTGATTATACCCGCTTTGGAGAAAGATGATGCCAAAAAAGCAGGTTGGGAATTCGAATTAATCGCCTATAGTGACCATGAGAATCCATGGGAACTGTTTTATAAATTCTTAAAGCGTCACAACAAAATGCCAGAAACAATTGCAGTGGAATATAATCATCTGACGCTGGAGGGTTTCGGGCAAGTTAAATCAGTGCTGCCGAATGCTGTTTTTCAGGATGCGCAGGAAATCCTGTCCAACTTACGCGTTATCAAAAGTGCTGAAGAATATAAACTGCTTAAAGAAGCGGCTAAATTTGCCGACTTCGGTATCGAAACCGGCATCAAAGCTATAAAAGAGGGCACCAGTGAACTGGAGATCATTGCAAAAATCGAATACGAGCTGAAGAAACAAGGAATCCAGCAGATGTCCTTTTCGACAATGGCTTTATCAGGAACCAAAACGGCATCACCGCACGGAACACCTTCAATGAAAAAAATCGAAAAAGGTGATCTTGTGCTATTTGATCTTGGTGTCGTTTATGAAGGGTATTGTTCGGATATTTCACGAACGGTCGCCTTCAACTCCATCACTCCTGAACAGGAAACAATCTACAATACAGTCCTGGATGCGGAAACGAAGGCGATCAAATCATCAAAGCAAGGCATTGCTGTCAAAGATATTGATTTAGCGGCACGTCACCACATAGATGAAAACGGTTATGGCCGATATTTTATACATAGAGTTGGTCATGGACTTGGAATCGAAACACATGAATACCCTTCGATGCATAGTGAAAACAAACTGCCGATCGAAAAAGGGATGTGTTTCACAATCGAGCCGGGGATTTATGTACCTGATACGGGCGGTGTTAGAATCGAAGACATGATTTTCATAACTGACGGTGGTGCTGAAACATTAACAAGGTTCCCGAAAGAACTGCAAATAGTGGATTAATATATGTGCGAAATAAAGTGAATCTTCAATCAGTGGGGAGTTCTTTCTTTCCCCCACTGATTGTTAGATGAACGAATCGGACATTTACTGACAGTTGATCCCCCGCCTATTCTTCATCATCGTATACGCGAACATTTGAGATGGGGGTCTTTCTGCCAGTTACATGCGGGATAAATGGCCATGAATAATGATTAAAAGCGGTTCCTCCCATAGGAACCGCTTTGAGTTATGTTTAATGTCTTTTGGCTCATCAATTTGCACTATTCTACCGGTACCTGTTTATGACATCAATCCCGCCGGTAATTTCAAATATGGAGCCTGTTATCATATCCGAATTGTGATCACACAAGTATAGAATCGCCCGCGCTATATCTTCCCCTGTTCCTGGCCTGCCAATCGGAGTTTTATCGCCGTTAACCTGTCTGCTTTCTTCAATTTCAGCTTCCTTCATATCCCCAACTATGTTGCCCGGACAGACCATATTTGAAGTGATTTGGTTCTCGGCTTCTTCTATAGCAATTGTTTTTGTCAACGACACAAGTCCGCTCTTAGCCGCTGCAAAAGCAGCACGATATGGCCAGCCTGATGCGTTATTTGCTTCCTGGAAACCGTAATTGACAATCCGGCCGAATCCACGCTTTCGCATATGTGGCAGCGTCTCCTTCAACAAATAAAATACCGCATTCAAATTTCCATTCATCATTTCATGCCACTCATCATCCGAATAGTCAAGCAGCTTTTTGCGTTCGAATACAAACGGACCAGCATTGTTGATAAGGTAATCAATACCGCCATGGTGATCAACGGCGCGATTGACCAAATTGACAATGTCTTTTTTTCTCGTCACGTCTGTTTTTTCAATATATAATGATTGGCTGTAAGAAGCAAATTCTTTTTGCAAGACCTGAGCTTTATCAGCATTAGTGTGATATGTTGTTGTTACCTTGTGTCCGGCTTCCAGAAATTTTTTAACCACTTGTTTTCCAAGTCCGGATGTTCCGGCTGTAATCAAGGCATGTCCCATCATTCGCTCCTCCTTATTCAGTACATAAATTTTGACTGAATACTTGTCATGATTGACATTATAACACAATAAACTGATTATAAGCAGGAAAACAATCCACCCGACCTGAATTAAGATCAGGGTGGATTGCTTTACCATATCACTTCTTCTGATTATTATGCGTGTGGATACTGCGGTTATTGGAAAGCTTATTCTTATCCTCAATAACACCGCTCTGATAGCTTTTGAACAACTGATTTCTTACAGCAGATATGCCTTTTTCATCTTCAAACGATTTATTTTTCTTTGACAAGTTATATCACCTCCAGTTTTAGTATGTTCACATTTAAGACATAAAAAAGCAGTTGATCTTTCCAGTTTTACAAAAAATTTGATTGTCAGTCGCGTTGAACGGGTATTAATATAATAAGAAAGAAGGAGGGGAATACAGTGGATTCTGAATATAAGCAGATTGTCGTTGCAGTTGATGGATCGGAAGCTTCGGAAAAGGCTTTCAAAAAAGCACTGGACATTGTTAAGCGAAATGAGGCACGTATGATATTGGCCCACGTTGTCGACTCGAGAACCTTTGCTACGGCAGAGGCCTATGACAGGACTCTTGCGGAACGGGCAGAAGAATATGCAAAAGATTTAGTGGGCAGTTATGTGGAAAACGCAAAAGTTGCCGGTGTTACAAATTTGGTGAAATGCATTGAATATGGTTCTCCAAAAGTAAAAATTGCCAAAGACATTGCAGGTAATTTTGGAGCAGATTTAATTATTTGCGGTGCTACCGGAATGGGTGCAGTCGAACGCTTCCTGATCGGTAGTGTTTCAGAAAGTATTACACGGTATGCCTCATGCGATGTGCTCGTTGTACGGTAACATTCATATAAATATGATTAATATCTATCGCGCGACTTTTCACTCGTGATCGCGCGATTTTATACTTTTTTGGATTACAGGATATCCTTTTTTGCTTCATTTATGACATGTGCCAGCTCAGGAATAACCAGTTTATTCATGGCTAATTTTACTGCCCCTGAGGAACCAGGTGTTGCAAAAATCGGTGTATGTTCAATTACACCGGCGATAGCCCTTGATAAAACAGCCGATGAGCCAATATCTTCCTGATAGCTGAGCATACGAAAAATCTCCCCAAAACCGTTCATTTCTTTACTAAGCATCGGTTTAATTGTCTCGATGGTCACATCCCGGTAAGCAATCCCGGTTCCGCCATTTGTTAAAATGACATCGACATATGGATCCTTACAGCCGGCTTCGATTTCATTCTGAATGACATGCTTATCATCTGAAATAATCTTTTTGACCATCACGTTATGACCTGCTGTTTCAAGCAGTTCTGTCATCAGCCGCCCACTTTTATCCGTTGCATCAGTTCGTGTATCACTGATTGTAATGACCATGCAATTAACCGGGGCTTGTCTTTCTTTATGTTTATGGACAGCCAAAACCCCCCTCCTTTAGCCTTCCTTTATCAGTCTTACCGTATCACGTGCAATCACCACTTCTTCATCGGTCGGTATCACCATCACTTTTACCGGAGAATGCGGATAATTGATAAACGCTTCTTTTCCTCGTATCTTATTGCGTGAAGGATCCCAATAGACACCCATAAATTCCATCCCGGTAAGGACTTTTTCCCGGATCACATCACTATTTTCACCGACACCCGCAGTGAAAATAATGGCGTCAACACCTGACATTCTTGCAGCATAAGAACCAAGATATTTATGAATCCGCCCTGCAAAAACTTCCAATGCCAACTCCGCACGGTCGTTTTCATCAGCATGCTGCTCAATATCACGCAGGTCACTGGAAAAACCGGATAATGCTAACATCCCGCTTTTATTATTTAATATATTAACGACTTCATCTGCTTCTTGTCCTGTTTTTTCCATGATGAATGGAATCAATGCCGGGTCAATGTTTCCGGAACGCGTACCCATTGTGACACCTGCCAGTGGCGTGAAACCCATCGATGTATCAATCGATTTGCCATTTTCAATTGCGGCAATACTGGCACCATTTCCGAGATGGCATGAAATAAGACGCAACTGTTCAAGCGGAATGCCCATCATTTCTGCGGCACGCTGTGAAACATATTTATGTGAAGTTCCATGAAAACCGTATTTGCGTATGCCATAATCCTTATAATATGCGTAAGGTAAACTGTATAAATATGATTTCTCCGGCATGGTCTGATGAAAGGCGGTGTCGAATACTGCCACCATCGGAACATCAGGCAGAATTTCCCTGAATGCACGAATACCTGTCAAATTAGCCGGATTATGCAACGGAGCCAATTCAGAAACCTCTTCAATCGTTTTGATTACTTCATCTGTTATGATGACGGAATCACTGAACTTTTCTCCACCGTGCACAACACGATGGCCAACAGCTTTGATCTCATCCATTGACTGAATTGCACCTGATGATTGAAGTTTATCCAACAATAATTTAACCGCAACATCATGGTCAGGTATCTCCATTATCTCCTTGTTTTTCTCCATAACTTCAATCGAAAAAACAGAGTCGGTTAAACCAATACGTTCCACGAGCCCTTTTGCCAAAACCGATTCATCAGGCATATCGATTAATTGGAATTTCAAAGAAGAACTACCTGCATTGATTGCCAGTATCTTGGACATACGACCAAACCCCTTCATACACTTATTTATTCATATTCTCTTTAAACCATTGGTTCATTTGCGCTAAGATATCGTTCATGGCTTCGGTATTCTTAAATGAAGGCAACTGAGCTAACAACGGCTGTTTCAATGCGCTTGTTTCCGGTCCATTTTTTTGCAGCAACAGGATACTTTTTCGATTTTTTTCAGATTTAAATGCTGATTCCGGCAGCTGCACGACACCGATAATATGTGCATTTTCCTGAAGATAGGCATGCAGTTTGTCAGACTGATCACTTTCAAAAAGAAATTCAGGAATGACGAAAACCAAGTATCCGCCTTCTTTCGTATAATTGATGCTCTGTTCGATAAATAAATGGTGGGCATACGAATGACCTTCGTCTGCTGTCATTTCATAATCATTTGCGCGAATGTCGTCAGGATAATAACCAACCGGCAAATCGCTGATGACCAGATCAACCGGATCCATCAGAAAAGGACGCAAGCTGTCCTGATGGAAAAATTCAATTTCCTTTTTCTGCAGATTAGCACTCAAAACAGCGAGCTGAATAAGTGTCGGATCAACTTCTCCCGCTGAGACGTCACCAACATCGTCCAGCTGTTCCATGACAATCGATAATAAATTTCCCGTACCGCTTGCCGGGTCAAACACCCGTAAACTTTTTTGACCTTCTGTTAATTTGCCAGCCAAATAGCCGGCAAACAAGGCGACTGTTTCAGGTGTCATCAGGTGTTGTTCCTGAGTTGCCCCTTTCATTCCTTTTAAAATGGCGAGCTGCACAGCTTTTCTCACTTCCACCACTTCATAAGATGCGGTGTCCGGTAATTTTTGCAGCTGTTCTGTTAATTCTTTCTGTGGCTCTCCTTCAAAAACGGCCTCCAGGACAATTGCCAAACTGTCTAAATACGTTTCATTCAAATCTTGCTGAACTGTTTCCGTTAAATTATCAATTTGTTCAAATAAGCCTTCCACATTTGATTGTTCCATTCTTAATCCTCCGATCCACTCTTGAGAAAGCGGTTCTATTGTATCAAATGACCGGCGCATCCTGAAATAAAAAGCTCCCCTGCCACATTTCGAGCAGGAGAGACGCAACAGGAGAGATTTATCCCGCATGTAACTGGCGGCAGTAAGACCCCCACCACAAAAGTTCGCGTATACGATGAAGATTAGTTGGGGGATCAACTGCCAGTATATGTCCGATTCGTTCACCTAACAATCAGTGGGGGAAGAAAGAAAACCCCCACTGATTGAAGTTTCACTTTATTCCGCTTTTTTCGCTGCTTCCAAGGCACCCTCATAATCCGGATGATTGGTTGCCTCATCGACATATTCCACATAAGTGACATTATCATTTGAGTCAACCACAAATACAGCGCGTGCCAGAAGACGGAGCTCTTTAATCAGGACACCATATTTTTCACCAAAATCTGCCTGACGGTGATCTGATAATGTATCCAAATTCTTCACGCCATTTGCTGCACACC
Protein-coding regions in this window:
- a CDS encoding PspA/IM30 family protein, coding for MFKFFKRVSTVVGSELNAMVDKAEDPVKMLDQFMRDMESDIREVESAVAKQVANEKMLKRKADDAEAKVEKRQNQAEQAVAAENEDLAKRALEDKADLEQQAGLLKESWEQASKDTRELRHKLDEMKKEYQQMKLKKDSLQARAESAKTKTKMNRTMSAIGSDESKKGFERMEEKVLQYEAEADTSEDFTHENRSLDEEFDQLNDDDNKVDDELAELKKKMGKE
- a CDS encoding M24 family metallopeptidase, encoding MTNRLDTLLEKLKDQKLDSMLVTSASNFYYLSNHYTDPHERVIAVYVSRFHDPLLIIPALEKDDAKKAGWEFELIAYSDHENPWELFYKFLKRHNKMPETIAVEYNHLTLEGFGQVKSVLPNAVFQDAQEILSNLRVIKSAEEYKLLKEAAKFADFGIETGIKAIKEGTSELEIIAKIEYELKKQGIQQMSFSTMALSGTKTASPHGTPSMKKIEKGDLVLFDLGVVYEGYCSDISRTVAFNSITPEQETIYNTVLDAETKAIKSSKQGIAVKDIDLAARHHIDENGYGRYFIHRVGHGLGIETHEYPSMHSENKLPIEKGMCFTIEPGIYVPDTGGVRIEDMIFITDGGAETLTRFPKELQIVD
- a CDS encoding SDR family oxidoreductase, producing the protein MGHALITAGTSGLGKQVVKKFLEAGHKVTTTYHTNADKAQVLQKEFASYSQSLYIEKTDVTRKKDIVNLVNRAVDHHGGIDYLINNAGPFVFERKKLLDYSDDEWHEMMNGNLNAVFYLLKETLPHMRKRGFGRIVNYGFQEANNASGWPYRAAFAAAKSGLVSLTKTIAIEEAENQITSNMVCPGNIVGDMKEAEIEESRQVNGDKTPIGRPGTGEDIARAILYLCDHNSDMITGSIFEITGGIDVINRYR
- a CDS encoding universal stress protein, whose translation is MDSEYKQIVVAVDGSEASEKAFKKALDIVKRNEARMILAHVVDSRTFATAEAYDRTLAERAEEYAKDLVGSYVENAKVAGVTNLVKCIEYGSPKVKIAKDIAGNFGADLIICGATGMGAVERFLIGSVSESITRYASCDVLVVR
- a CDS encoding MogA/MoaB family molybdenum cofactor biosynthesis protein; the protein is MAVHKHKERQAPVNCMVITISDTRTDATDKSGRLMTELLETAGHNVMVKKIISDDKHVIQNEIEAGCKDPYVDVILTNGGTGIAYRDVTIETIKPMLSKEMNGFGEIFRMLSYQEDIGSSAVLSRAIAGVIEHTPIFATPGSSGAVKLAMNKLVIPELAHVINEAKKDIL
- a CDS encoding acetate kinase, translating into MSKILAINAGSSSLKFQLIDMPDESVLAKGLVERIGLTDSVFSIEVMEKNKEIMEIPDHDVAVKLLLDKLQSSGAIQSMDEIKAVGHRVVHGGEKFSDSVIITDEVIKTIEEVSELAPLHNPANLTGIRAFREILPDVPMVAVFDTAFHQTMPEKSYLYSLPYAYYKDYGIRKYGFHGTSHKYVSQRAAEMMGIPLEQLRLISCHLGNGASIAAIENGKSIDTSMGFTPLAGVTMGTRSGNIDPALIPFIMEKTGQEADEVVNILNNKSGMLALSGFSSDLRDIEQHADENDRAELALEVFAGRIHKYLGSYAARMSGVDAIIFTAGVGENSDVIREKVLTGMEFMGVYWDPSRNKIRGKEAFINYPHSPVKVMVIPTDEEVVIARDTVRLIKEG
- a CDS encoding class I SAM-dependent methyltransferase, translated to MEQSNVEGLFEQIDNLTETVQQDLNETYLDSLAIVLEAVFEGEPQKELTEQLQKLPDTASYEVVEVRKAVQLAILKGMKGATQEQHLMTPETVALFAGYLAGKLTEGQKSLRVFDPASGTGNLLSIVMEQLDDVGDVSAGEVDPTLIQLAVLSANLQKKEIEFFHQDSLRPFLMDPVDLVISDLPVGYYPDDIRANDYEMTADEGHSYAHHLFIEQSINYTKEGGYLVFVIPEFLFESDQSDKLHAYLQENAHIIGVVQLPESAFKSEKNRKSILLLQKNGPETSALKQPLLAQLPSFKNTEAMNDILAQMNQWFKENMNK